Proteins from a single region of Trichoplusia ni isolate ovarian cell line Hi5 chromosome 3, tn1, whole genome shotgun sequence:
- the LOC113508662 gene encoding uncharacterized protein LOC113508662 translates to MPGKMICEVLIEAFMAPHKRLKGTERGQRLIDSVNFALESRFPHLKNVRRHWNFRSMNNGPKSPISKTSHKQRHHGFNNRKASLRRNKNNNSDTTHRPHKRSRIVKDPTEKLHDEYNYERLLRRNMYKPNSLELQSERDRTATTTNTQKRFNIITPGYNMQPATKSTKKTTTTPWAQTFPHLEMRRTTDYYYE, encoded by the exons ATGCCAGGAAAAATGATTTGTGAGGTCCTCATCGAAGCTTTCATGGCGCCTCACAAACGTCTCAAAGGAACTGAGAGAGGGCAAAGATTAATAGACTCTGTTAATTTTGCATTAGAGTCTAGATTCCCGCACCTCAAGAATGTAAGGCGGCATTGGAATTTTCGGAGTATGAATAATG gtCCAAAATCACCAATCTCAAAAACATCCCACAAACAACGACACCACGGATTCAACAACCGGAAGGCATCATTACGAAGAAACAAGAACAACAACTCCGATACCACACATCGTCCACACAAACGAAGCAGAATTGTCAAAGACCCAACAGAGAAACTACACGATGAATATAACTACGAGAGGTTATTACGGAGGAATATGTACAAACCAAACAGTCTTGAGTTACAAAGTGAAAGAGACCGGACAGCGACGACGACCAACACACAAAAGAGATTCAATATCATAACACCAGGATACAACATGCAACCCGCAACGAAGTCAACGAAAAAAACGACAACAACGCCATGGGCTCAAACCTTCCCGCATTTAGAAATGAGGAGAACAACCGACTATTACTACGAATAA